Proteins from one Capricornis sumatraensis isolate serow.1 chromosome 2, serow.2, whole genome shotgun sequence genomic window:
- the FOXB1 gene encoding forkhead box protein B1 produces MPRPGRNTYSDQKPPYSYISLTAMAIQSSPEKMLPLSEIYKFIMDRFPYYRENTQRWQNSLRHNLSFNDCFIKIPRRPDQPGKGSFWALHPSCGDMFENGSFLRRRKRFKVLKSDHLAPSKPADAAQYLQQQAKLRLSALAASGTHLPQMPTAAYNLGGVAQPSGFKHPFAIENIIAREYKMPGGLAFSAMQPVPAAYPLPNQLTTMGSSLGTGWPHVYGSAGMIDSATPISMASGDYSAYGVPLKPLCHAAGQTLPAIPVPIKPTPAAVPALPALPAPIPTLLSNSPPSLSPTSSQTATSQSSPATPSETLTSPASALHSVAVH; encoded by the coding sequence ATGCCTCGGCCGGGCCGCAACACGTACAGCGACCAGAAGCCGCCCTACTCATACATATCGCTAACCGCCATGGCCATCCAGAGCTCTCCAGAGAAGATGCTGCCGTTGAGCGAAATCTACAAGTTCATCATGGACCGCTTCCCCTACTATCGGGAGAACACGCAGCGCTGGCAGAACAGCCTGCGCCACAACCTCTCCTTCAACGACTGCTTCATTAAGATCCCGCGGCGGCCAGACCAGCCTGGCAagggcagcttctgggcgctgCACCCCAGCTGCGGGGACATGTTCGAGAACGGCAGCTTCCTGAGGCGCCGCAAGCGCTTCAAGGTGCTCAAGTCGGACCACCTGGCGCCCAGCAAGCCCGCTGACGCCGCGCAGTACCTGCAGCAGCAGGCCAAGCTGCGCCTGAGCGCGCTGGCCGCCTCGGGCACGCACCTGCCGCAGATGCCCACGGCCGCCTACAACCTGGGCGGCGTGGCGCAGCCCTCAGGCTTCAAGCATCCCTTTGCCATCGAGAATATCATCGCACGCGAGTACAAGATGCCTGGGGGGCTCGCCTTCTCCGCCATGCAGCCCGTGCCCGCCGCCTACCCGCTCCCCAACCAGTTGACTACGATGGGCAGCTCGCTGGGCACCGGCTGGCCACACGTGTACGGTTCCGCAGGCATGATCGATTCAGCCACCCCCATCTCCATGGCAAGTGGCGATTACAGCGCCTACGGCGTGCCACTGAAGCCTCTGTGTCATGCAGCGGGCCAGACACTGCCCGCCATCCCCGTGCCCATCAAGCCCACACCGGCCGCAGTGCCTGCCCTGCCCGCGCTGCCTGCACCCATCCCCACCTTGCTCTCGAACTCGCCGCCCTCGCTTAGCCCCACGTCCTCTCAAACAGCCACCAGCCAAAGCAGCCCCGCTACTCCCAGCGAAACGCTCACCAGCCCGGCCTCCGCCTTGCACTCAGTGGCGGTGCACTGA